One stretch of Streptomyces sp. R21 DNA includes these proteins:
- a CDS encoding TetR/AcrR family transcriptional regulator has protein sequence MSYGDAMSARVRSEERRAEIVRAALEVIAERGYRGASLASVAERVGLTQQGLLHHFPTKDALLVAVLKERDQWDAVPDTQWRVDLLAALVEYNAMRPGIIQTFSALLGESVTEGHPAREYFTERYRGVRASMAAMLRSEYGERLPNGLTPERTAPLLVAVMDGLQYQWLLDPESVDMPGAFRDFLTLLGEKA, from the coding sequence ATGTCGTACGGTGACGCCATGAGCGCGAGAGTCAGGAGCGAGGAGAGGCGCGCCGAGATCGTCCGGGCGGCCCTGGAAGTGATCGCCGAGCGCGGTTACCGGGGCGCGAGCCTGGCCTCGGTGGCGGAGCGCGTGGGCCTGACCCAGCAGGGGCTGCTGCACCACTTCCCGACGAAGGACGCGCTGCTCGTGGCCGTACTGAAGGAGCGGGACCAGTGGGACGCGGTGCCGGACACGCAGTGGCGGGTCGACCTGCTGGCGGCCCTCGTCGAGTACAACGCGATGCGGCCCGGGATCATCCAGACCTTCTCGGCCCTGCTCGGCGAGAGCGTCACCGAGGGGCATCCGGCGCGCGAGTACTTCACCGAGCGCTACCGGGGGGTGCGCGCGAGCATGGCGGCGATGCTGCGCTCCGAGTACGGGGAGCGACTGCCGAACGGGCTCACACCGGAGCGCACCGCCCCGCTCCTCGTGGCGGTGATGGACGGGCTCCAGTACCAGTGGCTGCTGGACCCGGAGTCGGTGGACATGCCGGGCGCGTTCCGGGACTTCCTGACGCTGCTGGGCGAGAAGGCCTGA